Genomic segment of Streptomyces sp. NA02950:
CACCCAGGGCGTTCTGTATCGCGACGCTGTTCTCGAAGTCGGCCACCTGCCCCTCGTCGGTGAGCAGGAAGAGATAGCCGACGGTGTCGAGCCGGATATCGGCGCCGGGGCGGCGGGGAAAGTCCTGGTAGGCGCGCAGGCTGCGGCTGCCCAGTTCGATGTTGAGGGGGTCGGAGAACTGGGCGCGAACACCACCGATCGGTTTCCCCGAGCTGCCGCTCGCCAGATCGGCGCGTTCGACGACGATGATGCGCCGCACTCCCGCTTCGGCGAGGTGGAAGGCGACGGAAGCGCCCATGACACCGCCACCGATGATCACGACGTCGGCGGCGGACGGGACGGTGCCGTGGCTGGGTGAGATGGACAAGGGCCGATCCCTTCGAAGGCCGGTGCCGGCGCCCGCGGAAGGTGTCCGGGGACGGCCTCCGTGAACGGTGTCCGGGGACGGTGTCCGGGGACGGTGTCCGGGGACGGTGTGCGTGCGGGGGCGCGGCAGGGGCTGTGGGTGCGGTGCTCGAGGTGCTGATCAGCTGTCTGCCCGACATCGTGGCCCACCCCAACCGTTGACGTCCATGAACGATGAGTGCGGCTTTTCTTTTAGGATCCGTATATGGATTGGACGAGTGCCCAGCTGCGCTCGCTGGTGGAGCTGACCAGGCGCGGCACCATCACCGCGGTCGCAGAGGCGCTGGGGTACACCCCCGGCGGGGTGTCCCAGCAGATCGCGGGACTGGAGCGGGCCACCGGGATGGAGCTGCTGCACCGGGTCGGGCGGCGGGTGGAGCTGACCGACGCCGGGGTGACGCTGGCCCGCCACGCCGCGCGGATCCTGGCCACCGAGGCGGAGGCGGTCGAGGCGCTGGAGCGCTCGCGCAACGAGGTGTCCGGGGTGCTGGAGGTGGGCCTGTTCGCCACGGCGGCGGCCGAGATCCTGCCGCTGGCGCTGCGCCGGGCGCGGCACAGCCATCCGGAACTGACGGTGCACAGCCGCGACATGGACGTGGACGAGGTGTACGACGCGGTCGCCACCGGCGGGGTGGATCTGGCGCTGGGCCTGGACTATCCGGATGTGCCGATCCCCCGCGACCCGGCGCTGCGGGTGATGCAGCTGTACCGGGAGCGGTTCTCGCTGGCGGTGCCCACCGGGACGATGC
This window contains:
- a CDS encoding LysR family transcriptional regulator — its product is MDWTSAQLRSLVELTRRGTITAVAEALGYTPGGVSQQIAGLERATGMELLHRVGRRVELTDAGVTLARHAARILATEAEAVEALERSRNEVSGVLEVGLFATAAAEILPLALRRARHSHPELTVHSRDMDVDEVYDAVATGGVDLALGLDYPDVPIPRDPALRVMQLYRERFSLAVPTGTMPGRTVVGLADTRDLGWILPSAESYYGRAVRTACRRAGIEPDVRHVVTDTAATLALVEAGIGVSTVTDLMLRLRASRFDVVELRERVERHIVVVFRSSAERRPTVSALVEVLRAVAADRDGARR